In the Onychostoma macrolepis isolate SWU-2019 chromosome 09, ASM1243209v1, whole genome shotgun sequence genome, one interval contains:
- the slc37a1 gene encoding glucose-6-phosphate exchanger SLC37A1, which produces MAPVPPGIRFLTSFNRDQWYRAFTFGLTFLLYTSFHLSRKPISIVKSELHKNCSHVMEAPIESSSSQQPVLHPELDCSWKPFDRNNYKQLLGAMDYSFLCAYAIGMYLSGIIGERLPIRLYLTVGMLTSGLFTCLFGLGYIYDIHSLGFYIFVQVANGLVQTTGWPSVVTCIGNWFGKGRRGLIMGLWNSHTSVGNILGSLIAGYFVSSNWGLSFIVPGVIIAAMGVICFFFLIEHPNDLKIASTQSSAPSNQLHKNWNGVNGHKDLYLQYKPGAKAQSWDTELLLGQESIGVCVPVQQVVVVKSEAEPSAISFMGALRIPGVVEFSLSLLFAKLVSYTFLFWLPLYITKAAHLDAKKAGDLSTLFDVGGIVGGILAGVISDKMGKRATTCAVMLLLAAPTLYGFSMMSQFGLGPTIGMLLVCGGLVNGPYALITTAVSADLGTHKSLKGNARALSTVTAIIDGTGSVGAAVGPLLAGLLSAQGWDQVFYMLMTADFLALLLLLRLVMKELRSHRNRPGVAVELKEH; this is translated from the exons AGGGACCAGTG GTACAGGGCCTTCACGTTTGGTCTCACGTTCCTGCTCTACACAAGCTTCCATCTGTCCAGGAAGCCCATCAGCATTGTCAAG AGTGAGCTGCATAAGAACTGCTCTCATGTGATGGAGGCGCCTATAGAGAGCAGCAGCAGTCAGCAGCCTGTACTTCACCCAGAACTAGACTGCAGCTGGAAACCATTCG ACAGAAATAACTATAAGCAGTTGCTCGGAGCAATGGATTACTCTTTCCTGTGTGCTTACGCCATAGGCATGTATCTCAG TGGAATAATTGGAGAGCGTTTGCCCATTCGCCTGTACCTGACTGTGGGCATGTTGACCAGTGGTCTTTTCACCTGTCTGTTTGGACTGGGATACATCTATGACATACATAGCCTGGGCTTCTATATATTTGTTCAG GTGGCCAATGGTTTGGTTCAGACCACTGGATGGCCTAGTGTTGTGACTTGCATAGGCAACTGGTTTGGCAAGGGCAG GAGAGGCCTCATCATGGGTCTGTGGAACTCTCACACATCAGTGGGCAACATTCTGGGCTCTTTGATCGCTGGATATTTTGTCTCCTCTAACTGGGGTCTGTCCTTCATCGTTCCCGGAGTTATCATCGCTGCTATGGGAGTCATCTGCTTCTTCTTTCTAATAGAGC ACCCTAATGATCTGAAGATCGCCAGTACACAGAGCTCAGCTCCAAGCAATCAG cTTCATAAAAACTGGAATGGTGTGAATGGACATAAAGACCTTTACTTGCAGTACAAGCCAGGAGCTAAAGCACAG AGCTGGGACACAGAGCTTCTGCTGGGACAGGAGAGCATTGGAGTGTGTGTTCCTGTGCAGCAGGTGGTGGTGGTGAAGAGCGAGGCCGAACCATCAGCCATCAGCTTCATGGGAGCGTTACGTATTCCT ggaGTGGTGGAGTTCTCTCTTTCTTTGCTGTTTGCCAAATTGGTCAGTTATACCTTCCTCTTCTGGCTTCCCCTCTACATCACTAAAGCAG CTCACCTTGATGCCAAGAAAGCTGGAGACCTTTCAACTCTGTTTGATGTGGGAGGCATTGTTG gagggATCCTGGCTGGAGTGATCTCTGATAAGATGGGAAAGAGGGCCACCACTTGTGCTGTGATGCTTCTGCTGGCTGCGCCCACA cTCTACGGCTTCTCTATGATGAGTCAGTTTGGCCTGGGTCCCACTATTG GCATGCTGCTGGTGTGTGGCGGTTTAGTCAACGGACCATACGCTCTCATTACAACCGCTGTCTCTGCTGACTTG GGCACACACAAGAGTCTGAAGGGCAATGCTAGGGCTCTGTCTACAGTTACAGCTATTATAGACGGCACTGGATCTGTTG GTGCTGCTGTGGGACCTTTGTTGGCAGGGCTGCTGTCAGCACAAGGCTGGGATCAGGTCTTTTACATGCTCATGACCGCAGACTTTTTAGCACTGCTG CTTTTACTGAGACTTGTGATGAAGGAGCTTCGCTCTCATAGGAACCGGCCAGGAGTTGCTGTCGA ACTGAAGGAACATTGA
- the pde9aa gene encoding high affinity cGMP-specific 3',5'-cyclic phosphodiesterase 9A isoform X4: protein MRSVTEAPNGSRSSRAAGSEMGSASSAYRMIYLDVDGRIQKVVFSRFCSPCDIKELFCTATGLSRNTTISLLDSTGAMVSIDPTMPNNSERSPYKVVPITGGQLADKEELFQNVLTQVAEQFSRAFKINELKTEVTNRLAMLEKRVELEGMKVVEIEKCRSDIKKLREEMASRNNSSFLDDNKKLTPRRDVPSYPKYMLSQQTIDALRKPAFDVWLWESNEMLSCLEHMYHDLGLVKDFNINPITLKRWLLCIHDNYRNNPFHNFRHCFCVTQMMYSMIYLCNLQEKFTQVDILILMTAAVCHDLDHPGYNNTYQINARTELAVRYNDISPLENHHCAVAFQIFSQSDCNIFANFDPEAFKQIRQGTITLILATDMARHGEILDSFKQKVDNFDFTNEEHVTCLKMVLIKCCDISNEVRPMEVAEPWVDCLLEEYFMQSDREKAEGLPVAPFMDREKVTKPTAQIGFIKFVLIPMFETVMKLFPQIEEVMVQPLRESRDRYEELKQIDDAMNEVQKKKSENLTMGGKKK, encoded by the exons ATGAG GTCTGTCACGGAGGCACCGAACGGCAGCCGGTCGTCCAGGGCAGCGGGGAGCGAGATGGGCAGCGCGTCTTCGGCGTATCGCATGATATACCTGGACGTGGATGGACGGATTCAGAAG GTGGTTTTCAGCCGTTTCTGCAGCCCATGTGATATAAAGGAGTTATTCTGCACTGCCACAGGGCTCTCCAG GAACACAACCATTTCCCTTCTGGACTCAACAGGAGCAATGGTCTCCATTGACCCCACAATGCCAAACAACTCAGAGAG GTCGCCGTACAAAGTGGTGCCAATAACTGGCGGACAACTTGCAG ATAAAGAGGAGCTTTTCCAGAATGTTCTGACCCAGGTGGCAGAGCAGTTCTCCAG GGCATTTAAAATCAACGAACTGAAGACTGAGGTGACAAATCGCCTAGCCATGCTGGAGAAGAGAGTGGAGT TGGAGGGAATGAAGGTGGTGGAGATCGAGAAATGTCGCAGTGACATCAAGAAGCTGCGGGAGGAAATGGCCTCCAGGAACAACAG TAGTTTCCTGGATGACAACAAGAAGTTAACTCCTCGCAGAGATGTGCCTTCATACCCAAAG TACATGCTCTCCCAGCAAACCATAGATGCCCTCAGAAAACCCGCCTTCGACGTCTGGCTGTGGGAGTCCAACGAG ATGCTGAGTTGTCTGGAGCATATGTACCATGACCTCGGGCTGGTAAAGGACTTTAATATTAACCCCATCACGCTGAAAAGATGGCTG CTTTGCATCCATGACAATTACCGGAACAATCCTTTCCATAATTTCCGCCACTGCTTCTGCGTCACTCAGATGATGTACAGCATGATCTACCTCTGCAACCTACAG GAAAAGTTCACTCAAGTAGATATTCTTATTTTGATGACAGCAGCTGTGTGTCATGACCTGGATCATCCTGGGTACAACAACAC GTATCAGATTAATGCACGCACAGAGCTGGCGGTGAGATACAATGACATCTCTCCTCTGGAGAACCATCACTGCGCCGTGGCCTTCCAGATATTCTCTCAGTCTGACTGCAACATCTTTGCCAACTTTGATCCTGAAGCCTTCAAACAGATTCGTCAG GGAACCATCACCCTGATACTGGCCACAGACATGGCCCGACATGGAGAAATTCTGGACTCTTTCAAACAGAAAGTGGATAACTTTGACTTCACTAATGAGGAGCATGTTACTTGT CTGAAGATGGTGCTGATCAAGTGCTGTGATATCTCTAATGAGGTTCGGCCGATGGAGGTCGCTGAGCCGTGGGTGGACTGTTTGCTGGAGGAGTACTTCATGCAG AGTGATCGAGAAAAGGCAGAAGGTTTACCAGTCGCTCCTTTCATGGACAGAGAAAAAGTGACCAAGCCCACTGCTCAGATCGGCTTCATCAAGTTTGTCCTGATCCCCATGTTTGAGACCGTGATGAAG TTGTTTCCTCAGATTGAGGAGGTAATGGTACAACCCCTACGAGAGTCCCGGGACAGATACGAGGAGCTTAAACAGATAGATGATGCCATGAATGAG GTGCAGAAAAAGAAGAGTGAAAATTTAACAATgggaggaaaaaagaaatga
- the pde9aa gene encoding high affinity cGMP-specific 3',5'-cyclic phosphodiesterase 9A isoform X3, translated as MRSVTEAPNGSRSSRAAGSEMGSASSAYRMIYLDVDGRIQKVVFSRFCSPCDIKELFCTATGLSRNTTISLLDSTGAMVSIDPTMPNNSERSPYKVVPITGGQLADKEELFQNVLTQVAEQFSRAFKINELKTEVTNRLAMLEKRVELEGMKVVEIEKCRSDIKKLREEMASRNNSSFLDDNKKLTPRRDVPSYPKYHLSQETVEALRQPIFDVWQWEPNEMLSCLEHMYHDLGLVKDFNINPITLKRWLLCIHDNYRNNPFHNFRHCFCVTQMMYSMIYLCNLQEKFTQVDILILMTAAVCHDLDHPGYNNTYQINARTELAVRYNDISPLENHHCAVAFQIFSQSDCNIFANFDPEAFKQIRQGTITLILATDMARHGEILDSFKQKVDNFDFTNEEHVTCLKMVLIKCCDISNEVRPMEVAEPWVDCLLEEYFMQSDREKAEGLPVAPFMDREKVTKPTAQIGFIKFVLIPMFETVMKLFPQIEEVMVQPLRESRDRYEELKQIDDAMNEVQKKKSENLTMGGKKK; from the exons ATGAG GTCTGTCACGGAGGCACCGAACGGCAGCCGGTCGTCCAGGGCAGCGGGGAGCGAGATGGGCAGCGCGTCTTCGGCGTATCGCATGATATACCTGGACGTGGATGGACGGATTCAGAAG GTGGTTTTCAGCCGTTTCTGCAGCCCATGTGATATAAAGGAGTTATTCTGCACTGCCACAGGGCTCTCCAG GAACACAACCATTTCCCTTCTGGACTCAACAGGAGCAATGGTCTCCATTGACCCCACAATGCCAAACAACTCAGAGAG GTCGCCGTACAAAGTGGTGCCAATAACTGGCGGACAACTTGCAG ATAAAGAGGAGCTTTTCCAGAATGTTCTGACCCAGGTGGCAGAGCAGTTCTCCAG GGCATTTAAAATCAACGAACTGAAGACTGAGGTGACAAATCGCCTAGCCATGCTGGAGAAGAGAGTGGAGT TGGAGGGAATGAAGGTGGTGGAGATCGAGAAATGTCGCAGTGACATCAAGAAGCTGCGGGAGGAAATGGCCTCCAGGAACAACAG TAGTTTCCTGGATGACAACAAGAAGTTAACTCCTCGCAGAGATGTGCCTTCATACCCAAAG TACCACCTCTCACAGGAGACAGTAGAAGCTTTGAGGCAGCCAATCTTCGATGTGTGGCAGTGGGAACCTAACGAG ATGCTGAGTTGTCTGGAGCATATGTACCATGACCTCGGGCTGGTAAAGGACTTTAATATTAACCCCATCACGCTGAAAAGATGGCTG CTTTGCATCCATGACAATTACCGGAACAATCCTTTCCATAATTTCCGCCACTGCTTCTGCGTCACTCAGATGATGTACAGCATGATCTACCTCTGCAACCTACAG GAAAAGTTCACTCAAGTAGATATTCTTATTTTGATGACAGCAGCTGTGTGTCATGACCTGGATCATCCTGGGTACAACAACAC GTATCAGATTAATGCACGCACAGAGCTGGCGGTGAGATACAATGACATCTCTCCTCTGGAGAACCATCACTGCGCCGTGGCCTTCCAGATATTCTCTCAGTCTGACTGCAACATCTTTGCCAACTTTGATCCTGAAGCCTTCAAACAGATTCGTCAG GGAACCATCACCCTGATACTGGCCACAGACATGGCCCGACATGGAGAAATTCTGGACTCTTTCAAACAGAAAGTGGATAACTTTGACTTCACTAATGAGGAGCATGTTACTTGT CTGAAGATGGTGCTGATCAAGTGCTGTGATATCTCTAATGAGGTTCGGCCGATGGAGGTCGCTGAGCCGTGGGTGGACTGTTTGCTGGAGGAGTACTTCATGCAG AGTGATCGAGAAAAGGCAGAAGGTTTACCAGTCGCTCCTTTCATGGACAGAGAAAAAGTGACCAAGCCCACTGCTCAGATCGGCTTCATCAAGTTTGTCCTGATCCCCATGTTTGAGACCGTGATGAAG TTGTTTCCTCAGATTGAGGAGGTAATGGTACAACCCCTACGAGAGTCCCGGGACAGATACGAGGAGCTTAAACAGATAGATGATGCCATGAATGAG GTGCAGAAAAAGAAGAGTGAAAATTTAACAATgggaggaaaaaagaaatga
- the pde9aa gene encoding high affinity cGMP-specific 3',5'-cyclic phosphodiesterase 9A isoform X1 has protein sequence MRSVTEAPNGSRSSRAAGSEMGSASSAYRMIYLDVDGRIQKVVFSRFCSPCDIKELFCTATGLSRNTTISLLDSTGAMVSIDPTMPNNSERSPYKVVPITGGQLADKEELFQNVLTQVAEQFSRAFKINELKTEVTNRLAMLEKRVELEGMKVVEIEKCRSDIKKLREEMASRNNSSFLDDNKKLTPRRDVPSYPKYMLSQQTIDALRKPAFDVWLWESNEETVEALRQPIFDVWQWEPNEMLSCLEHMYHDLGLVKDFNINPITLKRWLLCIHDNYRNNPFHNFRHCFCVTQMMYSMIYLCNLQEKFTQVDILILMTAAVCHDLDHPGYNNTYQINARTELAVRYNDISPLENHHCAVAFQIFSQSDCNIFANFDPEAFKQIRQGTITLILATDMARHGEILDSFKQKVDNFDFTNEEHVTCLKMVLIKCCDISNEVRPMEVAEPWVDCLLEEYFMQSDREKAEGLPVAPFMDREKVTKPTAQIGFIKFVLIPMFETVMKLFPQIEEVMVQPLRESRDRYEELKQIDDAMNEVQKKKSENLTMGGKKK, from the exons ATGAG GTCTGTCACGGAGGCACCGAACGGCAGCCGGTCGTCCAGGGCAGCGGGGAGCGAGATGGGCAGCGCGTCTTCGGCGTATCGCATGATATACCTGGACGTGGATGGACGGATTCAGAAG GTGGTTTTCAGCCGTTTCTGCAGCCCATGTGATATAAAGGAGTTATTCTGCACTGCCACAGGGCTCTCCAG GAACACAACCATTTCCCTTCTGGACTCAACAGGAGCAATGGTCTCCATTGACCCCACAATGCCAAACAACTCAGAGAG GTCGCCGTACAAAGTGGTGCCAATAACTGGCGGACAACTTGCAG ATAAAGAGGAGCTTTTCCAGAATGTTCTGACCCAGGTGGCAGAGCAGTTCTCCAG GGCATTTAAAATCAACGAACTGAAGACTGAGGTGACAAATCGCCTAGCCATGCTGGAGAAGAGAGTGGAGT TGGAGGGAATGAAGGTGGTGGAGATCGAGAAATGTCGCAGTGACATCAAGAAGCTGCGGGAGGAAATGGCCTCCAGGAACAACAG TAGTTTCCTGGATGACAACAAGAAGTTAACTCCTCGCAGAGATGTGCCTTCATACCCAAAG TACATGCTCTCCCAGCAAACCATAGATGCCCTCAGAAAACCCGCCTTCGACGTCTGGCTGTGGGAGTCCAACGAG GAGACAGTAGAAGCTTTGAGGCAGCCAATCTTCGATGTGTGGCAGTGGGAACCTAACGAG ATGCTGAGTTGTCTGGAGCATATGTACCATGACCTCGGGCTGGTAAAGGACTTTAATATTAACCCCATCACGCTGAAAAGATGGCTG CTTTGCATCCATGACAATTACCGGAACAATCCTTTCCATAATTTCCGCCACTGCTTCTGCGTCACTCAGATGATGTACAGCATGATCTACCTCTGCAACCTACAG GAAAAGTTCACTCAAGTAGATATTCTTATTTTGATGACAGCAGCTGTGTGTCATGACCTGGATCATCCTGGGTACAACAACAC GTATCAGATTAATGCACGCACAGAGCTGGCGGTGAGATACAATGACATCTCTCCTCTGGAGAACCATCACTGCGCCGTGGCCTTCCAGATATTCTCTCAGTCTGACTGCAACATCTTTGCCAACTTTGATCCTGAAGCCTTCAAACAGATTCGTCAG GGAACCATCACCCTGATACTGGCCACAGACATGGCCCGACATGGAGAAATTCTGGACTCTTTCAAACAGAAAGTGGATAACTTTGACTTCACTAATGAGGAGCATGTTACTTGT CTGAAGATGGTGCTGATCAAGTGCTGTGATATCTCTAATGAGGTTCGGCCGATGGAGGTCGCTGAGCCGTGGGTGGACTGTTTGCTGGAGGAGTACTTCATGCAG AGTGATCGAGAAAAGGCAGAAGGTTTACCAGTCGCTCCTTTCATGGACAGAGAAAAAGTGACCAAGCCCACTGCTCAGATCGGCTTCATCAAGTTTGTCCTGATCCCCATGTTTGAGACCGTGATGAAG TTGTTTCCTCAGATTGAGGAGGTAATGGTACAACCCCTACGAGAGTCCCGGGACAGATACGAGGAGCTTAAACAGATAGATGATGCCATGAATGAG GTGCAGAAAAAGAAGAGTGAAAATTTAACAATgggaggaaaaaagaaatga
- the pde9aa gene encoding high affinity cGMP-specific 3',5'-cyclic phosphodiesterase 9A isoform X2, with protein sequence MRSVTEAPNGSRSSRAAGSEMGSASSAYRMIYLDVDGRIQKVVFSRFCSPCDIKELFCTATGLSRNTTISLLDSTGAMVSIDPTMPNNSERSPYKVVPITGGQLADKEELFQNVLTQVAEQFSRAFKINELKTEVTNRLAMLEKRVELEGMKVVEIEKCRSDIKKLREEMASRNNSSFLDDNKKLTPRRDVPSYPKYMLSQQTIDALRKPAFDVWLWESNEWEPNEMLSCLEHMYHDLGLVKDFNINPITLKRWLLCIHDNYRNNPFHNFRHCFCVTQMMYSMIYLCNLQEKFTQVDILILMTAAVCHDLDHPGYNNTYQINARTELAVRYNDISPLENHHCAVAFQIFSQSDCNIFANFDPEAFKQIRQGTITLILATDMARHGEILDSFKQKVDNFDFTNEEHVTCLKMVLIKCCDISNEVRPMEVAEPWVDCLLEEYFMQSDREKAEGLPVAPFMDREKVTKPTAQIGFIKFVLIPMFETVMKLFPQIEEVMVQPLRESRDRYEELKQIDDAMNEVQKKKSENLTMGGKKK encoded by the exons ATGAG GTCTGTCACGGAGGCACCGAACGGCAGCCGGTCGTCCAGGGCAGCGGGGAGCGAGATGGGCAGCGCGTCTTCGGCGTATCGCATGATATACCTGGACGTGGATGGACGGATTCAGAAG GTGGTTTTCAGCCGTTTCTGCAGCCCATGTGATATAAAGGAGTTATTCTGCACTGCCACAGGGCTCTCCAG GAACACAACCATTTCCCTTCTGGACTCAACAGGAGCAATGGTCTCCATTGACCCCACAATGCCAAACAACTCAGAGAG GTCGCCGTACAAAGTGGTGCCAATAACTGGCGGACAACTTGCAG ATAAAGAGGAGCTTTTCCAGAATGTTCTGACCCAGGTGGCAGAGCAGTTCTCCAG GGCATTTAAAATCAACGAACTGAAGACTGAGGTGACAAATCGCCTAGCCATGCTGGAGAAGAGAGTGGAGT TGGAGGGAATGAAGGTGGTGGAGATCGAGAAATGTCGCAGTGACATCAAGAAGCTGCGGGAGGAAATGGCCTCCAGGAACAACAG TAGTTTCCTGGATGACAACAAGAAGTTAACTCCTCGCAGAGATGTGCCTTCATACCCAAAG TACATGCTCTCCCAGCAAACCATAGATGCCCTCAGAAAACCCGCCTTCGACGTCTGGCTGTGGGAGTCCAACGAG TGGGAACCTAACGAG ATGCTGAGTTGTCTGGAGCATATGTACCATGACCTCGGGCTGGTAAAGGACTTTAATATTAACCCCATCACGCTGAAAAGATGGCTG CTTTGCATCCATGACAATTACCGGAACAATCCTTTCCATAATTTCCGCCACTGCTTCTGCGTCACTCAGATGATGTACAGCATGATCTACCTCTGCAACCTACAG GAAAAGTTCACTCAAGTAGATATTCTTATTTTGATGACAGCAGCTGTGTGTCATGACCTGGATCATCCTGGGTACAACAACAC GTATCAGATTAATGCACGCACAGAGCTGGCGGTGAGATACAATGACATCTCTCCTCTGGAGAACCATCACTGCGCCGTGGCCTTCCAGATATTCTCTCAGTCTGACTGCAACATCTTTGCCAACTTTGATCCTGAAGCCTTCAAACAGATTCGTCAG GGAACCATCACCCTGATACTGGCCACAGACATGGCCCGACATGGAGAAATTCTGGACTCTTTCAAACAGAAAGTGGATAACTTTGACTTCACTAATGAGGAGCATGTTACTTGT CTGAAGATGGTGCTGATCAAGTGCTGTGATATCTCTAATGAGGTTCGGCCGATGGAGGTCGCTGAGCCGTGGGTGGACTGTTTGCTGGAGGAGTACTTCATGCAG AGTGATCGAGAAAAGGCAGAAGGTTTACCAGTCGCTCCTTTCATGGACAGAGAAAAAGTGACCAAGCCCACTGCTCAGATCGGCTTCATCAAGTTTGTCCTGATCCCCATGTTTGAGACCGTGATGAAG TTGTTTCCTCAGATTGAGGAGGTAATGGTACAACCCCTACGAGAGTCCCGGGACAGATACGAGGAGCTTAAACAGATAGATGATGCCATGAATGAG GTGCAGAAAAAGAAGAGTGAAAATTTAACAATgggaggaaaaaagaaatga
- the wdr4 gene encoding LOW QUALITY PROTEIN: tRNA (guanine-N(7)-)-methyltransferase non-catalytic subunit wdr4 (The sequence of the model RefSeq protein was modified relative to this genomic sequence to represent the inferred CDS: inserted 1 base in 1 codon), translated as MAVVCSKEDWFVSSCSTTLVAINLKQSREPFVFDCXKAERKPKEADGDNKSAGEGSEEKDSGSDKILAFAISASGKHVALSDDHKRLVLFCTEPSWQCISTRWVVRRCTSLVFTQAEDEVFVADKSGDVYSFSVLEPQKPGELKLGHLSMLLDVTLSPDDRYIITADRDEKIRVSFRRSPYNIQAFCLGHREFVSALLVPVGHPDWLLSGSGDGTMKVWHYESGRRLHSVDLRQFTLDSENTDTEKRFAVSRIISSPDGKHIAVQCERFPSVQLFAVDSGTEGCLSPAETLVLPNAPWDMTFDSQNQLWVLLETEDVNVLLYQYSEQHWKLCDSETPELRRVTEVLQAQWNIFKGSVGLESLFKHLYKVNFDNMASYLQKKQERLEQESRKRAAANGSKPNKRSKTQSGAVPESTS; from the exons aGAGCCATTTGTGTTTGACT GCAAAGCTGAGAGAAAACCAAAGGAAGCTGATGGTGATAATAAAAg TGCTGGGGAAGGATCAGAGGAGAAGGACAGTGGCAGTGACAAGATTCTTGCATTTGCCATCTCAGCGTCTGGGAAGCACGTAGCGCTCTCTGATGACCACAAACGTCTTGTTCTCTTCTGTACTGAGCCATCGTGGCAGTGCATTAGTACACG GTGGGTTGTGCGGCGATGCACGTCTCTTGTATTTACTCAGGCTGAGGATGAAGTCTTTGTGGCTGATAAGTCTGGAGATGTATATTCATTTTCTGTTCTGGAGCCACAAAAACCAGGAGAGCTGAAGCTGGGACATCTCTCCATGTTATTGGATGTG ACTCTTTCTCCTGATGATAGATATATCATAACAGCCGACCGAGATGAGAAGATCAGAGTGAGTTTCCGGCGGTCACCCTACAACATTCAGGCTTTCTGTCTAGGGCACAGAGA ATTTGTCAGTGCATTGCTTGTGCCTGTGGGACATCCTGACTGGCTTCTTTCTGGTTCAGGA GATGGCACAATGAAGGTCTGGCATTATGAGAGTGGTCGGCGGTTACACAGTGTTGACCTGAGGCAGTTCACCCTTGACTCTGAAAACACAGACACAGAAAAG AGGTTTGCTGTCAGCAGGATCATCAGCTCACCAGATGGAAAACACATAGCTGTCCAGTGTGAGAG ATTTCCCTCAGTTCAGCTCTTCGCGGTGGATTCTGGGACAGAGGGGTGTCTGAGTCCTGCTGAGACTCTTGTTCTTCCTAATGCTCCCTGGGACATGACATTTGATTCACAGAACCAGCTGTGGGTCTTACTGGAGACTGAAGACGTGAATGTGCTCCTGTATCAATACTCAGAGCAGCACTGGAAG CTGTGTGACTCAGAGACTCCTGAACTGAGGAGGGTCACTGAAGTATTACAAGCTCAGTGGAATATCTTTAAAG GTTCTGTGGGACTGGAGAGTCTGTTTAAACACCTGTATAAAGTGAACTTCGACAACATGGCGTCATATTTGCAGAAGAAACAGGAAAGGCTAGAACAGGAGAGTAGGAAGAGAGCAGCAGCAAACGGCTCGAAACCTAACAAGAGAAGTAAAACGCAGAGCGGCGCTGTGCCTGAGAGCACCAGCTGA